The window TTGTAGAACCGAAGTCAGGTGAGAATTCCCTGAGTCAAATATTCCTATATTCTCTCATTGGATCACATACTGCACCTTCTTAGcatttattacaattaaaattttacatttattgctGCAGTGATTAGATTAATGCTCATCTTCTGCAATTTACCTTGGATTAGAGTATACTGCATGTTCACTACTCTGTGCTTAGCATTCAGTACTAACTACATCTGGTACAGATACTGAGAATGGGAAAAGGGGAGCTAGGTTATTGTGAGGCAAGTTTCCTGTACAGGTTGGAGGAGTTCCAAAATACTGTGTGGGAATTTGCTAAGGGTAGAAAGTGAGACCTGGGAAGAGAGTTACTTTGAAATGCAGAGAACCAAAAAGGATGCCTTGTTCTGTATTGCAGATTGGTTATACAAGTGTTCAGTTCAGAAACTGGTGGTAGTCATCTCAAATATTGAAAGTGGTGAAATCCTTGAAAGGTGGCAGTTTGATATTGAGTGCGACAAGACTGCAAAAGATGACAGGTAAGTATGAATTAAACTGCTTCCactttcatagattttttttttccaaaacttgttttcttgacTAAATGAGTTCTCACTATATTGAACTCGTTTCGTGTAAGGTAGTTTGTTTCTAGGTATGTTAGTTTCGATCTTTCATCTCCCATGGAGAAGAATTAGACTCACAAACTGTGCTCACAAAAGAGTCGTGCCTATTATGGACTTGTATAGTGTACTTTTAACATAACTGCCCTTAGTCTAAAATCCATAAATTTCAACCTTTAGTATTTATGGTGCTATATGTAAGCTACACATGATGTATTAGATGGGCCATTTAATGGATTGTGTCAAGGTACTTTTAACCACAAAGTATTATCCTAGACTTTCTCCTAGCTTGATATGCAGctctactgtatttcatttaatgctaTGAACTTCCTAAGACACTCTGAACTGAAGTTCTTAGATCCTCTGGATGGGAAATGCCCCCTCATTATATGCTAATTCTTAGCATTGTCCAAGGCATGCTTACCTGTAAACTCAGAACTCTCTCTCATAATGAAATGTACTTTGTTCCTGAAGCCTTtggtctattttagaaaatatttaattataaaaataacttgataTGACATCTTATTTGAAGCACTACAGAATTAGACATTTAGGTAttcctaaaaatgccaaaattattatgccaattaaagatcttagatactacttgttttctttattttacaatatgctgAATATTTCCTGACTTGAAGCACTTGGCAGGTTTTCTAGTCATCTGTTATTTAATGACCTGATACTAAGATCAGGCGTAAAAACTGGAAtagtaaatgaaattataatcgttatttaaaaactccttttgaaTGCATTACTTAATCTGAGTTTTGAAGcatttaatcaaacaaataatcttaccagtgttttaaataacttgttaaaacttaaaatgaatcaactcATTTGGTTTCTTCGGTAGCACACCCAGAGAAAAGTCTCAGAAGGCCATCCAGGATGAGATCCGCTCCGTAATCCGACAGATCACAGCTACCGTGACGTTTCTGCCGCTGTTGGAAGTCTCTTGTAAGTATTATATGACTTCATGATGGTTCAGATTTGTTGTGGAAAGATTAAGCTATTACTTTAAGAATTAAtagttttgttgaattttttaattatccatgtcatggtatataagtgagaaaaacatcatgaatccattttatttataagtgctggatagggaaagaatgaaagttttctACAGTACTGCTGAATATTTTGATGtaatttcttccattacttttattttatacacatttccttgtatataattaagacttaggtataactgtgtctttcttttctagcTTAATTACtccttcattcatcagatataccctaaatgcctactgtatgcctGACATGGTTCTGGGCATTGGGATACAGTGGTCACAGAACCaagatgttctctttctctggcttagaTTCATGCTGTCTCGTGATTAATTATGTACTTCctgcaaatatctttaatggcttttctctttgaagaaagaaaaacaatcgagtttttcattaagtaaaaaggagtacagtattttctgtactaaaatttccattgaagaaaagcaattagcTAATATAACTGATTAGAGATCAAGCTAAACTAGCTTTTCTGACATGATAGGTGGCTCACATGTGAGGGAAACAGGAAGGATAGTTatacctttcaaaaaataattgtactTTAATGATCTTATCCCCAATTTAGGTTCATTTGACCTACTGATTTATACAGACAAAGATTTGGTTGTACCTGAAAAATGGGAAGAGTCGGGACCACAGTTTATTACCAATTCTGAGGAAGTCCGTCTTCGTTCATTTACTACTACTATCCACAAAGTAAATAGCATGGTGGCCTATAAAATTCCCACCAGTGACTGAGGATGAGATAAGAACAGTGATGTACTTGTAGTTCTCAGATGCGGTTTTCCTGAAACCAAGTCAACTATAGTTGATAATTTTGTATCATTGGTTAATTTTTAGACTGGGAAAACGTAACATTATACATCTATTGAATTGTGCATAATTGTCCCAATTTTTGTTACCTATATGACTTTATACAGGGTTGGCATAAATTATTGCACATTGTTCAAAAGGGAACTAGCAGATCACATCAGCATTGTtgtcaattccttgaaagtgGTAACTGTAGATGGATAACTTTTGCCATAAAACTAAATGCCTTCTTAAATCAGACCTTTTGGTCAAGGACTTTGACTCTGGAATATAGGTAGgaagatattaaatgtaaaatacagcaacAGAAGTCTGAATATTGAGAGTCTTTGTTTagattctgaaattatctaaTAATAATCTGCAAGTAATGCAACATTGCTCATAATaggtctctgccatttatttcatttgtatattttccatattgaaaacatttccaattatttgattttgatttgttgtaGAACTCGAACCTAGAAAGCTATGTATATTGCCACTGTTTAAATTCCTGTGATacagaactcttaatttttttatgttttataaaatcaagctttaaat is drawn from Vulpes vulpes isolate BD-2025 chromosome 4, VulVul3, whole genome shotgun sequence and contains these coding sequences:
- the LOC140593704 gene encoding mitotic spindle assembly checkpoint protein MAD2A, with protein sequence MALQLSREQGITLRGSADIVAEFFSFGINSILYQRGIYPSETFTRVQKYGLTLLVTTDPELVKYLNNVVEQLKDWLYKCSVQKLVVVISNIESGEILERWQFDIECDKTAKDDSTPREKSQKAIQDEIRSVIRQITATVTFLPLLEVSCSFDLLIYTDKDLVVPEKWEESGPQFITNSEEVRLRSFTTTIHKVNSMVAYKIPTSD